Proteins found in one Haloferax litoreum genomic segment:
- a CDS encoding DUF6149 family protein translates to MKIRQNIRHFATKKALTMPVIGDIATEKMVDLHVRIFGERADPDHRDEREAHMAAFFECTFDTYLAALDAGFPEAEAREITHIQANFDFYNYGWTEMMEFPADELEAHYERYEEFFERYDIDIANPLGDFRTMEIPDAPATLEKLDNPVHPHAEGGFADDVYVEDETGEVNVGGTDEPENVDVNAAPGLQDVDEETA, encoded by the coding sequence ATGAAGATTCGTCAGAACATCCGCCACTTTGCGACGAAGAAGGCTCTCACCATGCCCGTCATCGGTGACATCGCCACCGAGAAGATGGTCGACCTGCACGTGCGCATCTTCGGCGAACGCGCCGACCCGGACCACCGGGACGAGCGCGAAGCCCACATGGCGGCGTTCTTCGAGTGTACCTTCGACACCTATCTCGCGGCCCTCGACGCCGGGTTCCCGGAGGCCGAGGCCCGTGAGATAACTCACATTCAGGCCAACTTCGACTTCTACAACTACGGGTGGACCGAGATGATGGAGTTCCCCGCGGACGAACTCGAAGCCCACTACGAACGCTACGAAGAGTTCTTCGAGCGCTACGACATCGACATCGCCAACCCACTCGGTGACTTCCGGACGATGGAGATTCCGGACGCACCCGCGACGCTGGAGAAGTTGGACAATCCCGTCCACCCACACGCAGAAGGCGGGTTCGCCGACGACGTGTACGTCGAAGACGAGACTGGCGAGGTCAACGTCGGCGGCACCGACGAACCGGAGAACGTAGATGTGAACGCGGCACCCGGTCTGCAAGACGTCGACGAAGAGACGGCGTAA
- a CDS encoding TetR/AcrR family transcriptional regulator has protein sequence MSSDATPDQSVPDEVHDELMQATYRALCAHGYADLTMQRIADEAGKSKSLLHYHYGTKRELLVSFLAYLLDRFEEKVEATEGDAPPERLRFLLDKMAPDEDDDGDYDRFGLALMELRTQAPHDEAYREQIAQNEAAIRERFADIVRDGIEQGVFREVDADQTASLLFAALDGARLQRVIVSGSDADDVTRSAHDAPHDVRAALETFVVSNLLVDDGEGETSVATEGDE, from the coding sequence GTGAGTTCTGACGCGACGCCGGACCAGTCTGTCCCCGACGAGGTCCACGACGAGTTGATGCAGGCGACGTATCGGGCACTGTGCGCCCACGGGTACGCCGACTTGACGATGCAACGAATCGCCGACGAGGCAGGCAAGAGCAAGTCCCTCCTCCACTACCACTACGGGACGAAACGTGAGTTACTCGTCTCGTTCCTCGCGTACCTGCTGGACCGCTTCGAGGAGAAAGTCGAGGCAACTGAGGGCGACGCGCCACCGGAGCGACTTCGGTTCCTCCTCGACAAGATGGCCCCCGACGAGGACGACGACGGCGACTACGACCGATTCGGCCTCGCGTTGATGGAACTTCGGACGCAGGCACCGCACGACGAGGCGTACCGAGAGCAAATCGCCCAGAACGAGGCGGCCATCCGCGAGCGCTTCGCCGACATCGTCCGCGACGGTATCGAACAGGGTGTCTTCCGCGAGGTGGACGCCGACCAGACGGCCTCGCTTCTGTTCGCCGCACTCGATGGCGCACGTCTCCAGCGAGTCATCGTCTCCGGGTCCGACGCAGACGACGTGACTCGTTCGGCACACGACGCCCCCCACGACGTTCGTGCCGCACTGGAGACGTTCGTCGTTTCGAACCTCCTCGTCGACGACGGTGAGGGAGAAACGAGCGTGGCGACGGAGGGTGACGAGTGA
- a CDS encoding NAD(P)/FAD-dependent oxidoreductase has protein sequence MIGIVGGGIAGLAAAHRLRKRGHDVRIFEAADSLGGLAATYETRGDDIERYYHHLSKSEETIVELAEELGLGDDLEWRIGKNAYYVDGVVHPLDTAWQIAAYPHMSLYDKFRLGMLTLGVDVRGGIPDFDAYEELAEYEHTPIRDFVVEHTTQGVYDNFVEPLLDGKFGERKDDVSAAWFLGRVRFRGERDLLRGELLGYFDGGFAPLIDALVDAVGRENIQTGSRVTGLDTDDGEVSTLRVETDDGTETHDVDSVVVAAMPNVLEDLTGFQCDIDFQGAVCGLATMSESLMDTYWLNIAHDAPFGSLIEHTNFVPPEQYGGDHLLYVASYVQGPHEDLWQMDDDEVEDVWFDEIEDMFPDFDRSVVEDFKIARNPRAGPVYERGYLDLVVPYDLADDVADGVYYAGMASEAQYPERSLNGGIVAGYEVADRIDDRL, from the coding sequence ATGATAGGCATCGTCGGCGGCGGCATCGCGGGCCTCGCCGCGGCGCATCGACTCCGTAAACGGGGTCACGACGTTCGCATCTTCGAGGCGGCCGACTCACTCGGCGGTCTCGCGGCAACGTACGAGACGAGGGGCGACGACATCGAACGGTACTACCACCACCTCTCGAAGTCCGAAGAGACCATCGTCGAACTCGCAGAGGAACTCGGCCTCGGCGACGACCTTGAGTGGCGCATCGGCAAGAACGCCTACTACGTCGACGGTGTGGTCCACCCACTGGACACGGCGTGGCAAATCGCGGCGTACCCACACATGAGCCTCTACGACAAGTTCCGCCTCGGTATGCTCACCCTCGGCGTCGACGTGCGCGGCGGCATTCCGGACTTCGACGCCTACGAGGAACTCGCGGAGTACGAACACACGCCCATCCGCGACTTCGTGGTCGAACACACGACGCAGGGCGTCTACGACAACTTCGTCGAACCCCTCCTCGACGGCAAGTTCGGCGAGCGCAAAGACGACGTGTCGGCGGCGTGGTTCCTCGGACGCGTCCGCTTCCGGGGGGAACGTGACCTGCTTCGCGGCGAACTGCTCGGCTACTTCGACGGCGGGTTCGCCCCGCTCATCGACGCCCTCGTGGACGCTGTCGGCCGCGAAAACATCCAAACCGGGTCGCGTGTCACCGGCCTCGACACCGACGACGGCGAAGTGAGCACGCTCAGGGTCGAGACCGACGACGGAACCGAGACACACGACGTCGATTCGGTGGTCGTCGCCGCGATGCCGAACGTCCTCGAAGACCTCACTGGCTTCCAGTGCGACATCGACTTCCAAGGTGCGGTCTGTGGCCTCGCCACGATGTCCGAGTCGCTGATGGACACCTACTGGCTCAACATCGCCCACGATGCGCCGTTCGGGTCCCTCATCGAGCACACGAACTTCGTCCCGCCGGAGCAGTACGGCGGCGACCACCTGCTCTACGTGGCGAGTTACGTTCAGGGGCCGCACGAAGACCTCTGGCAGATGGACGACGACGAAGTCGAGGACGTGTGGTTCGACGAAATCGAGGACATGTTCCCCGACTTCGACCGCTCTGTCGTCGAGGACTTCAAAATCGCCCGTAACCCGCGCGCCGGTCCGGTGTACGAACGGGGCTACCTCGACCTCGTCGTCCCCTACGACCTCGCGGACGACGTCGCCGACGGCGTCTACTACGCCGGCATGGCCTCCGAGGCGCAGTACCCAGAGCGCTCGCTCAACGGTGGCATCGTCGCCGGATACGAAGTCGCCGACCGCATCGACGACCGACTGTAA
- a CDS encoding MATE family efflux transporter has translation MSARDVNLTEGDLLKPLLTLSIPIVLSQLMQVGYNLADTFWVGRVGEAAVSALSFSWPLVFLMISIGMGFTVAGTVLVAQNKGAGNHDRVDHVAGQTIAFVTLLSIFFSAVGYLLAPTILPLIGTTPGTEVHNLAVEYTRTIFLGVYFMFGFFIFQALLRGWGDTRTPMFLMAFGVALNVIIDPFLILGFDGNPLFGLFGLNALQSQLFAATGFTGFGVQGAAIATVFARGLGALVGFGLLFSGRVGIQLSPRDLVLKADTVRKIVKIGAPTSVEQSTRALGVTALTAIVAFAGAEAVGTDTAAAVAAFGIGIRLNSLVFLPAIGLQQGIETVVGQNLGAEKPDRAEHGVHLGAGLIAGALVFVSAGAYFFAEPIFSVFIPGEPNVIQIGVDFLRIIAPSYLFLGVFRVVSGGFRGSGSTRTAMIFTLLSLWVFRIPPAYLLVAYGGMGVTGVWWAISLSNVVAAVAAFAWFTRGTWKDNVVDSPRMAAAADD, from the coding sequence GTGAGCGCCCGCGACGTCAACCTCACCGAGGGCGACCTGCTCAAACCGCTGTTGACGCTCTCGATTCCCATCGTCCTCTCGCAACTCATGCAGGTCGGCTACAACCTCGCCGACACCTTCTGGGTCGGACGCGTGGGCGAAGCAGCAGTGTCCGCGCTGTCGTTCTCGTGGCCGCTGGTCTTCCTCATGATATCCATCGGGATGGGGTTCACCGTCGCCGGAACCGTCCTCGTCGCCCAGAACAAGGGCGCGGGCAACCACGACAGAGTCGACCACGTTGCCGGCCAGACTATCGCGTTCGTCACGCTCTTGTCGATATTCTTCTCGGCCGTTGGCTACCTCCTCGCGCCGACTATCTTGCCCCTCATCGGGACGACGCCCGGCACTGAGGTCCACAACTTGGCCGTCGAGTACACGCGGACCATCTTCCTCGGTGTCTACTTCATGTTCGGCTTCTTCATCTTTCAGGCACTCCTGCGCGGGTGGGGCGACACGCGGACGCCGATGTTCCTCATGGCGTTCGGCGTCGCGCTGAACGTCATCATCGACCCGTTTCTCATCCTCGGGTTCGACGGTAACCCGCTGTTTGGCCTCTTCGGGCTCAACGCCCTCCAGTCGCAACTGTTCGCGGCCACGGGGTTCACTGGGTTCGGTGTGCAAGGTGCGGCCATCGCGACGGTGTTCGCGCGCGGACTCGGCGCACTCGTCGGGTTCGGCCTCCTCTTCTCCGGGCGGGTCGGCATCCAACTCTCGCCGCGTGACCTCGTGCTGAAGGCCGACACGGTGCGAAAAATCGTCAAAATCGGTGCCCCCACGAGCGTCGAGCAGTCGACCCGTGCACTCGGTGTCACGGCACTGACGGCCATCGTCGCGTTCGCCGGCGCGGAAGCAGTCGGCACCGACACCGCCGCGGCAGTCGCCGCCTTCGGTATCGGAATCCGCCTCAACTCGCTCGTGTTCCTCCCGGCAATCGGTCTCCAGCAGGGTATCGAGACGGTGGTCGGCCAGAACCTCGGCGCGGAGAAACCGGACCGCGCAGAGCACGGCGTCCACCTCGGCGCGGGCCTCATCGCCGGCGCACTCGTGTTCGTCTCTGCGGGGGCGTACTTCTTCGCCGAACCCATCTTCTCGGTGTTCATCCCCGGCGAACCGAACGTCATCCAAATCGGCGTGGACTTCCTCCGCATCATCGCACCGTCGTATCTGTTCCTCGGCGTCTTCCGGGTCGTCTCCGGTGGGTTCCGTGGAAGCGGGTCCACGCGGACGGCGATGATATTCACGCTCCTCTCGCTGTGGGTGTTCCGCATCCCGCCGGCGTACCTCCTCGTCGCCTACGGCGGCATGGGTGTCACCGGCGTCTGGTGGGCGATATCGCTGTCGAACGTCGTCGCTGCCGTCGCCGCGTTCGCGTGGTTCACGCGCGGGACGTGGAAAGACAACGTCGTCGACTCGCCGCGGATGGCCGCAGCGGCGGACGACTAA